A window of Rattus norvegicus strain BN/NHsdMcwi chromosome 14, GRCr8, whole genome shotgun sequence contains these coding sequences:
- the Pramel53l1 gene encoding PRAME family member 18-like, with translation MSVQTPPTLEKLAIQSLLRNEDVTMSSLGELPAVLFPALFKEAFTGKHINLMKEMVAAWPFSCLPVGALMKTPNLETLQAVLDGVDMQLTRKFHPRRTKLQVLNLRNVHHDFWNIWAGSSCSAENSEEKQVVKVPDDSLGDPFNHLLPNFTERLGFPIPKSNPISAKTFGFERSGLI, from the exons ATGAGTGTTCAGACACCACCCACACTCGAGAAGCTGGCAATTCAGTCTCTGCTAAGAAATGAAGATGTGACCATGTCCTCTCTGGGAGAGCTGCCTGCTGTCCTCTTCCCAGCATTGTTCAAGGAGGCCTTCACTGGAAAACACATCAACCTCATGAAGGAAATGGTGGCAGCTTGGCCtttttcctgtctccctgtgggtGCATTGATGAAGACACCTAACCTGGAAACTTTGCAGGCTGTGCTAGATGGAGTAGACATGCAACTGACAAGAAAGTTTCACCCCAG GAGAACAAAACTGCAGGTTCTCAACCTGAGAAATGTGCACCATGATTTCTGGAACATATGGGCTGGCAGCAGCTGTTCAGCAGAGAACTCAGAAGAAAAGCAAGTAGTGAAA GTGCCTGATGACTCCCTTGGAGACCCTTTCAATCACTTACTACCTAATTTCACAGAAAGACTTGGATTCCCTATCCCGAAGTCAAATCCTATTTCAGCTAAAACATTTGGATTTGAGAGGAGTGGTCTTATATGA